The following is a genomic window from Caldicellulosiruptor danielii.
TATCGCATGATAGTTAATCTGACAGGTGATATAAGCATTCTTTTGAATTAGCCCTTCCAATATGCTATCAAGCATTGTACAAATATCGCCATAGAAAACTTTTTTAGTACCTTCAAAATCAGCTTCAATTCTGTCACTATAGACCGTGACGCACAAAAGCCTATCAGCACAAAAAGCTGCCATCTGGGAATTTTCAAAGAAAAAGAAATCCCCCTCGATTGAATCAAAATCTATATTTGATAGGTCAATTGAATCGTTTGAATATTCTTCAAAGAAAGGTATATCAATTCCAATATCATGATAACAAAAAAGCCCCGATGAGCTATCGGGGCGCACGTTTGCCACCTTTTCCATTTTACAGCTCATCTCCTCTCATCTCTTCTATTCTCTTCTCATCTTTTCTAAGCTTATTTAAATCTTAAAAAATATGATCTTTCTAAACCTTCTTAAGCTTAAAACTATTCTTGATTTTAAGTATATCAGAAAACTTATCATCTGACAATACCAAATTTCTAAATTACAATCAGCTCCTTTGACGACTTTGTCAAAATCTCACATCCATCACTTTTTACAACAACTATATCTTCTATCCTCACACCTCCAAAATCCTCAATATAAATGCCCGGTTCAATTGTTACAACCATATTTTCTTCTAAGACCATCTCAGACTTTGGTGAAAGCCTTGGAAGCTCGTGAATTTCAAGCCCAACACCATGTCCCAAAGAGTGTCCAAACTTTTCCATATAGCCAAAAGAGCCTATATAGCCGCGGGCAATTTTGTCAATTTCGTTTGCTTTTAAACCTTCTTTTATAAACTCTTCTGCCTTTTGCTGAGCTTCCTTTACTATATGGTATATCTTTACCATCTGATTTTCCACTTTCCCTACAAATACCGTCCTTGTCATATCAGACATGTAGCCGTCAAAGTTGCATCCAAAATCAATTAGCACAGTATCGCCAGCTTCAATCTTTTTGTCTGTTGCAACACCGTGGGGCAAAGAGCTTCTTTTGCCGGAGGCCACTATAGGTTCAAATGAAAAGCCTTTTGCACCGTTTTTCAGGATAAAGTAGTTGAGCTCTGCAACCACGTCGTTTTCTGAAATGCCCGGCTTTATAAACTTTAATATGTGTTCAAAAGCTCTGTCAGCAATCTCAACAGCTTTTTTTATTTTCTCTATCTCTTCATGGTCTTTCACAGACCTTAGTTCATCCAAAGAAATTGAAAGTGCATATATCCTGTCTTCAAGCTTTTCTTTCATCTCACTCACAAACGAAAACGGAAGATGATACCCCTCAACAAAAAGCTTTGAAATGTTATGTGATACCATCAAGTCTTTTATAGCATCATAAAGCTTTCCTTTGTAGTCGATAACTTCAAATTCTGTTACTTCTTTTTTTGCCTGCTCGGTATACCTAAAGTCTGTCAGAAGATACTTTGCTCCCTCTCTTGTAATAAATAGATAGCTTTCATCTCCTTTGAAATTGCTAAGGTATCTGACATTTTCTTTTTTGGACACAAAAACTGCTTCGATGCTCTCATCTCTTTTGAATATTTTTTCAACTCTTGTGCTTACCATTGCCAAAGCTTTGCTCCTTTCTAAAATTTAGAATAACAACTGCAACTTTAATTTAGTCTAAAATCTCTTTCAGAGCATAAAGTGCTATTATATAGCTTTTGATGCCAAAACCAGAGATTTGCCCTGTGCAAGCAGGTGCAATCACACTTTTGTGTCTGAACTCTTCTCTTGCATGAATGTTGGAAATGTGCACTTCAATAGTAGGAATGTTAACAGCTTTTATCGCATCATGGATTGCATAGCTATAATGAGTATAAGCACCTGGGTTTATTATAATAGCATCAACCTTTTCAAAATATGCACTATGAATTTTGTCTATTATACTTCCTTCATGGTTGGATTGGAAAAACTCAACTTCAAACCCAAGCTCCTGTGCTTTTTGTGAAATAGATTTGAGAACATCCTCATACGATACGCTGCCATATATATTTTTTTCTCTTATCCCCAGAAGATTAAGATTTGGACCGTTTACTACCAAAACCTTTTTCATTGCAAATACTCACATCCTCTTTTCCAAAGTGTGTTGATAAATCTTTTTTAGCAAAATAGCATCCTCTGCCATATAGTCTTTTGATTCACAGATAATGACCGGTTCAAGCTTTAACTTGCATAGAGCCTCTGCCAGTGGTTCAAAGTCAGGCTCAAACTGTTTGTCTTCATAGTTCCAGTGTTTTTTCTCACCCTGTGATGTGTATTCTATCCTGCTAAAATGGCTGTGAAAATTTTTTATTCTCTCATATCCAAGCTGGTCAATAAATTTCTTGAGCAAATTTTCAAAATCCTCTTCAGTCTTTAAGCTGCCGCCTTCGAAAGCATTTATGTGTCCAAAATCAATGGTTGGAAGCAGCATCTCGTCCATTTTACAAATCTCTATTATCTCATCGATACTGCCAAGATTGTTTTTTTTGCCCATTGTCTCAGGACACAGAAAAATCCCATCTGCCTGCATCTCTTTTACCACGTTTACAACTTCCAATATTGCTTTTTTGGCTGTCTCAAAAGCCAAGCTTCTTTCTACCTTTGCGCACGAACCCGGATGAAAAACAATCCTTTGTGCTTTCATTTCCTTTGCAACTTCTACACATTCATAGATGTATTCTTTTGACTTTTGCAGCTTATCTTCTTCCTGGCTTCCAAAGTTTATATAGTAAGGTGCATGGATGGAGATAAGTATATCATACTTTTGCGCTTCCTGGCCAATTTGTCTTGCCTTTTCTTTCGAAATGTTCACCCCTTTGTTACACTGGTACTCATAAGCAGAAAGCCCTATTGATTTTAACCATTTTGGCGCATCAACGCTTGATTTATAACCAGAATTGTAAAAGCTCTGAGAGTTTCCTGCAGGACCAAATCTTATCATCTTTTACTCTCCTTTGCCAAGTGAATTGATATTATTTTTTCTGCTGCCAGCTCTGGAGTGAGTATGTCTGTATTTATTTCAAAATCGCAGTTTTTATAAAATGGCATTCTCATGTTCAAAAGCCTGATGATGTTGCTGAGTTTATCACCATTTTTCAAAAGAGGTCTTGTATCATCGTCTTTTAGCCTTTTGAGAATACTTTCGGCAGAGGCATACAAAAAATATATTACCCCGTTTTCTCTCAAAAGCTTTACGTTTTCGGGATTTAAAACAATTCCCCCACCTGTCGAGATAACAACATTCTCAAGCTTTGAAACTCTCTCAATTACCCTTGTTTCAATCTCTCTGAATTTTTTCTCACCATGCACTTCAAATATCTTGTCAATTGTCATACCAAACTCTTTTATTACCTCTGAGTCTGTGTCAATAAGCTTTATATCGAGTTTTTCGGCAATTAATTTTCCTATGGTTGTCTTGCCACTTCCCATAAAACCTGTGAGTACAATATTTTTCATCTGATACCTTTCCTTTTTCGCTTAAGTTTTTGTGTGAAAGTTTGTATCTATTATATCATAAATTTTTGCCATTGAAAAAATAAAAGACCATTCTTGTGAATGGCCTCTTTGGTTATTAACATTTATTTTACTGTCCCTGAGCTTTCACAATGTCAATGCAGTTTATAAAATCTTTTAACATTGCCCATCCAAGCAGACCTTTTTCGGTCTTTATCATATACCAATCGTACATCTTGTTGTTCTTCTTTGATTGGTCCTTAAACCAGTTCGAAGGATCGCATTGTACTATCTCTATTTTTTCACCCTTTTTTGTGGTTGTGAGCTTAGTTTTCTGTTCCCTGTACGAATATAACACAAAAGGTTTTTTAACATATGCAAACACCCCAACATAGTAAAGCTCTTGTGGAGAAAGTTTCAAAGTTCTCACGCCAGATGTAGTTTGCTCCAAAACGTATCTTTCTTTCTTTACCCAGAAATTCATATTCCTTTCAACAATGACCTCTTTATTTCCATCAATAATTGGTTTTGAATCAGTATTTAGAAGTTCTCTCAAAGTTTTCCCATTGTATTCTAATATAACATACTTTTCGAGTTTATTTGCTTTGTAATGAAACAAAATCTCCTTGTATCCGTCACTTGTGTCTATATCCACAATTTCAGTTTCAATTAACTGCAAAATATTTTCTTTTGGCTGATAAAGGCTACTGTTCACACTCAGAAAATACTTTTTCTGTTTTTTGTCCAGCCAAATGCTCACTGTATCTACCTGGGCATCTGAGTTCAAATCAATCTGCTGCTGGAAAACCAATTCTCTCTGAATATTTTGCTTTACAGATTTTGAAGCTTTTTGAACTGAAGCCGGCAACTTGTTTAAATTTTTAGCGCTTGCCGCCATAAACAAACTTTCGATAATAAGAGCTATTATTAACGAAATTATAAGTAATATTAAAGCTTTTGTTATTATTCTTTTGAGCATTCCTGTTCATCCCTTTACATAATATCTGTCCTTCTAATTATAATCATACTCCATCAAAAAAGGGGTATCAATACTGATAAGCAAATTTACAAGATTTTTTAATAATTTTGTAATCCAAATCACTTTGAACTTTTTTGCAATCAATAGCGTTTAATTTATAGCAGGAGTGATAGGTAGTGGATGAAAAAAGATTAATAGAAGAGGCAAAGAAAGGAAACAAAAAAGCTCTCTACAAGCTTATTGAAAATAACCTAAATATTCTATCTGGTTTTGTGATGAAGATGACTGCAGACTATCATTTTGCTCAGGATGTTGTGCAGGAAACTCTTTTAAGAGCTATCATGAACATAGATAAGTTCTCACCAAATGTAAAGTTTTCGACATGGCTTATAAAAATCTCTATAAACGTATATAAAGGCTTTTTGAGAAAAAATAAAAGATATACCTACTTGGATGACTCATACAAAGATTTCGCGCAGGACGTAGAACATATTGCCTTATCAAACAGTGAATACAATGACATTTGCAAAGCTATTTTGTCGCTTGATTATAAATTCAGAGCTGTTTTTATTCTGAAACATTTTTATGGATATAAATACAAAGAAATTGCCAAAATTTTAAACTGTCCCATCGGGACAGTAAGGTCAAGGCTTCATTTTGCCATAAAGTTTCTGATACAAGAACTTGAAAAGAGAGGAGTGCTGGAGAGTGAAAGCAAAAAAGAATGAAAAAATTCAAGATTTAATTATTGATAAATACTATGAAGAATTAGAAAATGAAGCTTTAGAAAAATTAGATTTTAATGGTGCTTTGCTTGAAAAAAAGTTAAAACTCTTAAAAAACAAACTCGAGTTTATGAATAAATCCCCTTTAGTGAAGGTAGATATCCAGAAAGTTATTGAAGATGGGATGAGAGCAAAAGTCAAAAAACAAGAAAAAGTTAATCTTTTACTATTTTTGCTTCTGAGTTTTCTTGTCTTTACTATTTATATTTTGCTAATCAACACCAATGGTTTTGGATTTTTTGTAAGGATTCAGATACTTTTCGGAACACTGATTCCATGGGTTTTGATTCCTGCATCATTGATAGCTAAGAGGAAAGGTGTGAGAACATGAAGATAAATAGTAAATTTATACTTTTTCTTGTCACTTCTATTGTTTGCTTGGGCTTTTTGATTTTTTTGGTCCAGCAGTTTTCTGAGGAGAAAATACCACCGGTTTTTTTTATAATTTTATTTATACTGTTGATGCTTCAGGCTGTATATATTTTCTTCGACGCTAAAAACAGAGGTGAAAAATACTATTTTCTCTGGGGGCTATTTGGACTTCTGAACTTCCCCAGCAGTCTTATAATATATCTTCTTATCACGAGGGTAATTTTAAAAGATAAAAATAGAAAGACTTTCTGAAAAGGAGTGTTTTGGAATGCTTGAAAGTATGAATATGGAGGAACTGATAAAATTAATTGCACCTGTAATTGTTTTTCAGTTTACTCTTATGATTTTCTGTCTTGTTAAGTTGAAAAATGACAAAGTAAAATACCTTCCAAAATGGGCATGGGCGCTTATAATAATTGTTTTCAACTTTGTAGGTCCTATAGTTTACTTGTTACTTGGAAGAGAGCGTGATTAGTTTGCTGAAAGTGATAAATCTTCACAAAAGTTTTGGAAAGGTAAAAGCTTTAAAAGGCATATCATTTGAAGTAAAACCTGCAACCATCCATGGTTTTCTTGGACCAAATGGAGCAGGTAAGACAACCACAATGAAAATTCTTTCTGGACTAATTAGTTTTGATGAAGGAACAATCTTATTTGAGAATCTTAATTATAAGACAAACAAAAATGCAATAGTGAAACAAATTGGATTCCTTCCTCAAAACCCTGTATTCTATGGTTATCTCACACCAGTTGAGTATTTAAGCTTAATAGGACAAATTTGCAATTTCGAAGGTAGAAATATTAAAAAGAGGATTGATGAAGTCCTTGAAATTGTAAAACTTTCAAACGTTTCTAAAAGAAAAATCTCAACTTTTTCGGGCGGAATGCTTCAAAGACTTGGAATAGCTGTAGCAATATTTAATAAGCCTAAACTATTGCTTCTTGATGAACCAACCGCTTCTTTAGACCCAGAAGGAAGAGTTGAAGTGTTAGAACATATAAGATCCTTGAAAGAAGAAGGAATTACCGTATTTTTTTCTACACACATATTAAACGACGTTGAGAGAATATGCGATCATGTCACTATATTATATGAAGGCAAAGTAATTGTAAGTAGCAGTTTAGGAAACCTCCAAAAACAATACATTCAACCTATTTTTTGTGTTGAGTTTGAAAGTATCCCTGACAAGTTGGAAGAAAAATTGTCTCAGTTTCCTTATATTCGAAAAATCGATATTGACAACTATGGGAAAGTCTCAATTTATGTTAACAATGTTGAAATTGCAAAAAGAGAGTTAATAAAAGTACTGGCACAGATAGATAAACCCATTTTATCCTTTTATTTAAAAAAGCCTTCACTGGAAGACATATTCATAAGGGTGGTAGATAAATATGATAACATTTAAAGCATATTTTAAAAAAGAATTTATTGAAGGGATAAGACAGTACAAATACATTGCTCTTGCAACCGGTATAATATTGTTCTCTATCTTAGATCCTGTAATGTTAAAGCTTCTTCCATCTTTTGTTAGCAACAAGATTCCTGCCAATTTAATACATCAGCTATTTGAGTTTAAACCCAAAGACGCATTAGCAAATTATATCAAAGATCTTTTTCAGATTGGTACGCTATTTGTAGTATTCACTGCTGCAGGCAGTATAAATGAGGAAATATATTCTCAAAAAATAGTTTTTCCTCTTACAAAAGGTGCAAATAAATCCCAAATTATACTGGCAAAGTTTTTACATTTTGCAATTGCAATTTGCTTGTTCTTGTTTGTAGGTTTATTCTTCAACCAATATTATGCTAATCTTCTTTTTAAAGGACAGAAAATTGCTATCTCTGACATCGTTCATGTTTACTTTCTTTTGTGTATTTACTACATGTTTGTGATTTCGATTACATTACTTTTCAGCAGTTTTACAAAGAAAAATATTTCAGCCGGAATTTTGGCATGTACAGCCTCTTATTCTACTGCTCTACTTTCTCAGTTTGAAAAACTTAAGAAGCTTAGCCCATATAATTTGATTTTGCTTACAAGTAATTTTGGCTTACAAGCTGCAAAAACAACGTTGGTTATTACCATTTTGCTAATTTTCTTATATTTAGTAATAACCATTATCAGATTTAATAGTATAGAAGTAAATTGAATTCTCCACTTACCAGATATTTTTGAGTTGATGTCACAAGCATTATAATGCTTAAAAACACTAAAATTTTTATCATAGACATTGTCAAACATTTAACATTTGTGAATAAAAAATAAAAAATCCGGCAGCCACCTACTTTCCCGTGCCGTCTCCAGCACAGTATCATCGGCGTTGCGAGGCTTAACTTCCGTGTTCGGAATGGGAACGGGTGTTACCCTCGCTCTTTCGCCACCGGATTTGTTACCTATATTCATTTTTCTTTAGCAGCCTCGCAAGTGAATAGGAGGAAAGCTTATCTTCGGTCAAGCTCCTCGGGCTATTAGTACCGCCTTGCTCAACGCCTCACAGCGCTTACACATGCGGCCTATCTACCTGGTAGTCTTCCAGGACCCTTACCACCTTTCGGTGTGGGGTATCTCATCTTGGGGTGGGCTTCACGCTTAGATGCTTTCAGCGTTTATCCCTTCCGGACTTGGCTTCCCAGCCGTGCACCTGGCGGTACAACTGGTAAACCAGCGGTCCGTCCAACCCGGTCCTCTCGTACTAAGGTCAGCTCCCCTCAAATACCCTGCGCCCGCGGCGGATAAGGACCGAACTGTCTCACGACGTTCTGAACCCAGCTCACGTACCGCTTTAATGGGCGAACAGCCCAACCCTTGGGACCTACTTCAGCCCCAGGATGCGATGAGCCGACATCGAGGTGCCAAACCTCCCCGTCGATGTGGACTCTCGGGGGAGATCAGCCTGTTATCCCCGGGGTAACTTTTATCCGTTGAGCGACGGCTCTCCCACCTGAAAACCGCCGGATCACTAAGCCCGACTTTCGTCCCTGCTCGAGATGTCTCTCTCACAGTCAAGCCACCTTACCGCCTTTGCACTCCTACCGCACGATTTCCATCCGTGCTGAGGTGACCTTTGGGCGCCTCCGTTACCTTTTAGGAGGCGACCGCCCCAGTCAAACTGCCCACCTGACAGTGTCCCATCACTCGGTTCAGAGTGTCTGGTTAGTGCTCCAGTGCACCCAGAGTGGTATCCCACCGCCGGCTCCATGGAAGCTGGCGCCTCCACTTCTCAGCCTCCCACCTATCCTGTACAAGGCACACCAAAACACAGTGCCAGGCTGCAGTAAAGCTCCACGGGGTCTTTCTGTCCAACCGCGGGTAACCAGCGTCTTCACTGGTACCACAATTTCGCCGGGCACACCGCCAAGACAGCGCCCAAGTCGTTACGCCATTCGTGCGGGTCGGAACTTACCCGACAAGGAATTTCGCTACCTTAGGACCGTTATAGTTACGGCCGCCGTTCACTGGGGCTTCGGTTCGGAGCTCTTCACCCCTCCCCTTAACCTTCCAGCACCGGGCAGGCGTCAGCCCCTATACCTCGCCTTTCGGCTTCGCAGAGACCTGTGTTTTTGATAAACAGTCGCTTGGGCCTATTCCCTGCGACCCTGACCTTCTCGCCAGGGCACCCCTTCTCCCGAAGTTACGGGGTCAGTTTGCCGAGTTCCTTAGCGGTGCTTCACCCGTCCGTCTGTGGATTCTCTCCTCGCCCACCTGTGTCGGTTTCCAGTACGGGCACCTGCCTTCGCCTACGCGACGCTTTTCTTGGCAGTGTGAAGCTCAGCACTTCGCCTACTTAATCTTCGGCTCCCCATCACGGCTCACAGGTATCGGGCGTGCGGATTTGCCTACACACCCCCGCTCGCCGCTTGGCCGGGGAAATACCAACTCCCCGGTTGCCTGCTCCTCCTGCGTCCCGCCTCGTAGGTTAGCCTCCGGCAGGTGGCTCAGGATTATCAACCTGATACCCATCAGCTACGCCTTTCGGCCTCGCCTTAGGCCCCGGCTAACTCTGGGCGGATTCGCCTTCCCCAGAAACCCTTGGGCTTCCGACGGGCAGGCTTCCCACCTGCCTCGCGCTACTTATTCCGGCATTCTCACTTCTGCCTCGTCCACCCTGGCTTCCGCCTTGGGCTTCGCCCTGACGCAGAACGCTCCCCTACCGCTCTGACAAGGTTATCCCCCTTGCCAGAACCCGATGCTTCGGTGTGTGGCTTCAAGCCCCGAGTATTTTCGGCGCCCAGCCGCTCGACCAGTGAGCTGTTACGCACTCTTTAAAGGAATGGCTGCTTCTAAGCCAACCTCCTGGTTGTCTTCGCGGCTGAACATCCTTTGCACACTTAGCCACACCTTTGGGACCTTAGCAGTCGGTCTGGGCTGTTCCCCTCTCGACCACGGACCTTATCGCTCGTGGTCTGACTCCCAAGCTCAAAACCGCCAGCATTCGGAGTTTGATAGGGTTCGGTAACGTTTTTGCGCCCCTAGCCCAATCAGTGCTCTACCTCCAGCGGCCATCGCTTGAGGCTAGCCCTAAAGCTATTTCGGGGAGAACCAGCTATCTCCGGGTTCGATTGGAATTTCTCCACTACCCTCAGCTCATCCGACGCCTTTTCAACGACGACCGGTTCGGGCCTCCATGTGGTCTCACCCACACTTCACCCTGGCCAAGGGTAGATCACCCGGTTTCGGGTCTACTTACGCATACTATCGCCCTGTTCAGACTCGGTTTCCCTGCGGCTCCAGCGCTCTCTCGCGCCTTAGCCTCGCATGCGTAAGTAACTCGCCGGACCGTTCTTCAATAAGTACGACGTCAGGATGCTTAAAACACCCCTCCGTCTGCTTGTAGGCACAGGGTTTCAGGCTCTATTTCACTCCCCTCCCGGGGTTCTTTTCACCTTTCCCTCACGGTACTTGTCCACTATCGGTCACCGGTAGTATTTAGCCTTGGAGGGTGGTCCCCCCTGCTTCACACCAGCTTCCACGGCACTGGTGCTACTCAGGATCAGAAGCACCACTCTACACGCGCTTTTCGCCTACGGGGCTGTCACCCTCTACGGCTGGCCTTCCCAGACCATTCGGCTAAGCGCCTCAAGTGGCTTTGCGCTTCCGTCCTACAACCCCACCGCAAGTAAAATACTTGCGATGGTTTGGGCTCCTCCCCTTTCGCTCGCCGCTACTCAGGGAATCTCTTCTTGATTTCTTCTCCTCGGGGTACTAAGATGTTTCAGTTCCCCCGGTCTCCCCTCGCATGCCTACTTAATTCAGCATGCGATGCCAGGTCTTCCACCCGGCAGGTTGCCCCATTCGGGAATCCACGGATCTACGCCTGCTTGCGGCTCCCCGTGGCTTTTCGCAGCTTGCCACGCCCTTCATCGGCTCCGGTGCCGAGGCATCCACCCTGCGCCCTTTCCTCGCTTGACCTCCACAGACAAACCTGTATCAATCTGCCTTCTACTCGCTTTCCCCCTATTCACTTGCCAAACTGCCTCGATTCCCTGGTGGGCTTAGGTGGACTCGAACCACCGACCTTACGCTTATCAGGCGTACGCTCTAACCACCTGAGCTATAAGCCCATATCTTTGGTGGAGATGAGGAGATTCGAACTCCTGACCCCCTGCTTGCAAGGCAGGTGCTCTCCCAACTGAGCTACATCCCCACCTTAAATAGCAGCTTCATAAATTAAACAGCACCTAACCTACTCAGCTTTAACCTTCAAAAACCCTTAGAAAGGAGGTGATCCAGCCGCACGTTCCCGTACGGCTACCTTGTTACGACTTCACCCCAATCATCAGCCCCACCTTCAACACAGCCATCCTGTGTCTTCAGGTGTTGCTGACTCTCATGGTGTGACGGGCGGTGTGTACAAGGCCCGGGAACGTATTCACCGCGGCATGCTGATCCGCGATTACTAGCGATTCCGACTTCATGCAGGCGAGTTGCAGCCTGCAATCCGAACTGGGGGTGCTTTTTTGGGATTCGCTCCGGCTCGCGCCTTCGCAACCCTCTGTAGCACCCATTGTAGCACGTGTGTAGCCCAGGGCATAAGGGGCATGATGATTTGACGTCATCCCCACCTTCCTCCGCCTCATCGGCGGCAGTCCCCTTAGAGTGCCCGCCTCTACGCGCTGGCAACTAAGGGCAGGGGTTGCGCTCGTTGCGGGACTTAACCCAACATCTCACGACACGAGCTGACGACAACCATGCACCACCTGTGTCCAGGCTCCTGCACTTACCGCGCAGGCACCCCACCCTTTCGGGCAGGTCCCCGGCATGTCAAGCCCTGGTAAGGTTCTTCGCGTTGCTTCGAATTAAACCACATGCTCCACCGCTTGTGCGGGCCCCCGTCAATTCCTTTGAGTTTCAACCTTGCGGCCGTACTCCCCAGGCGGGATGCTTATTGTGTTAACTACGGCACGGAAGAGTCCTTCTCCCCCACACCTAAGCATCCATCGTTTACAGCGTGGACTACCAGGGTATCTAATCCTGTTTGCTCCCCACGCTTTCGTGCCTCAGCGTCAGTTACGGTCCAGACGGCCGCCTTCGCCACTGGTGTTCCTCCCGATATCTACGCATTTCACCGCTACACCGGGAATTCCGCCGTCCTCTCCCGCACTCAAGCCCAGCAGTATCGAGCGCTCCTTTTGGGTTGAGCCCAAAAATTTCACGCTCAACTTACCAGGCCGCCTACGCACCCTTTACGCCCAGTAATTCCGGACAACGCTCGCCACCTACGTATTACCGCGGCTGCTGGCACGTAGTTAGCCGTGGCTTTTTAAACGGGTACTATCTTCTACTTCTCCCCGTCCAAAGAGGTTTACACCCCGAAGGGCTCCTTCCCTCACGCGGCGTCGCTGCGTCAGGCTTTCGCCCATTGCGCAAGATTCCCCGCTGCTGCCTCCCGTAGGAGTGTGGGCCGTGTCTCAGTCCCACTGTGGCCGTACACCCTCTCAGGCCGGCTACCCGTCGTCGCCTTGGTAGGCCGTTACCCCACCAACTAGCTG
Proteins encoded in this region:
- a CDS encoding M24 family metallopeptidase, yielding MVSTRVEKIFKRDESIEAVFVSKKENVRYLSNFKGDESYLFITREGAKYLLTDFRYTEQAKKEVTEFEVIDYKGKLYDAIKDLMVSHNISKLFVEGYHLPFSFVSEMKEKLEDRIYALSISLDELRSVKDHEEIEKIKKAVEIADRAFEHILKFIKPGISENDVVAELNYFILKNGAKGFSFEPIVASGKRSSLPHGVATDKKIEAGDTVLIDFGCNFDGYMSDMTRTVFVGKVENQMVKIYHIVKEAQQKAEEFIKEGLKANEIDKIARGYIGSFGYMEKFGHSLGHGVGLEIHELPRLSPKSEMVLEENMVVTIEPGIYIEDFGGVRIEDIVVVKSDGCEILTKSSKELIVI
- the aroQ gene encoding type II 3-dehydroquinate dehydratase; amino-acid sequence: MKKVLVVNGPNLNLLGIREKNIYGSVSYEDVLKSISQKAQELGFEVEFFQSNHEGSIIDKIHSAYFEKVDAIIINPGAYTHYSYAIHDAIKAVNIPTIEVHISNIHAREEFRHKSVIAPACTGQISGFGIKSYIIALYALKEILD
- a CDS encoding TIM barrel protein, with amino-acid sequence MIRFGPAGNSQSFYNSGYKSSVDAPKWLKSIGLSAYEYQCNKGVNISKEKARQIGQEAQKYDILISIHAPYYINFGSQEEDKLQKSKEYIYECVEVAKEMKAQRIVFHPGSCAKVERSLAFETAKKAILEVVNVVKEMQADGIFLCPETMGKKNNLGSIDEIIEICKMDEMLLPTIDFGHINAFEGGSLKTEEDFENLLKKFIDQLGYERIKNFHSHFSRIEYTSQGEKKHWNYEDKQFEPDFEPLAEALCKLKLEPVIICESKDYMAEDAILLKKIYQHTLEKRM
- a CDS encoding shikimate kinase translates to MKNIVLTGFMGSGKTTIGKLIAEKLDIKLIDTDSEVIKEFGMTIDKIFEVHGEKKFREIETRVIERVSKLENVVISTGGGIVLNPENVKLLRENGVIYFLYASAESILKRLKDDDTRPLLKNGDKLSNIIRLLNMRMPFYKNCDFEINTDILTPELAAEKIISIHLAKESKR
- the sigY gene encoding RNA polymerase sigma factor SigY → MDEKRLIEEAKKGNKKALYKLIENNLNILSGFVMKMTADYHFAQDVVQETLLRAIMNIDKFSPNVKFSTWLIKISINVYKGFLRKNKRYTYLDDSYKDFAQDVEHIALSNSEYNDICKAILSLDYKFRAVFILKHFYGYKYKEIAKILNCPIGTVRSRLHFAIKFLIQELEKRGVLESESKKE
- a CDS encoding PLD nuclease N-terminal domain-containing protein yields the protein MLESMNMEELIKLIAPVIVFQFTLMIFCLVKLKNDKVKYLPKWAWALIIIVFNFVGPIVYLLLGRERD
- a CDS encoding ABC transporter ATP-binding protein — encoded protein: MISLLKVINLHKSFGKVKALKGISFEVKPATIHGFLGPNGAGKTTTMKILSGLISFDEGTILFENLNYKTNKNAIVKQIGFLPQNPVFYGYLTPVEYLSLIGQICNFEGRNIKKRIDEVLEIVKLSNVSKRKISTFSGGMLQRLGIAVAIFNKPKLLLLDEPTASLDPEGRVEVLEHIRSLKEEGITVFFSTHILNDVERICDHVTILYEGKVIVSSSLGNLQKQYIQPIFCVEFESIPDKLEEKLSQFPYIRKIDIDNYGKVSIYVNNVEIAKRELIKVLAQIDKPILSFYLKKPSLEDIFIRVVDKYDNI
- a CDS encoding ABC transporter permease, yielding MITFKAYFKKEFIEGIRQYKYIALATGIILFSILDPVMLKLLPSFVSNKIPANLIHQLFEFKPKDALANYIKDLFQIGTLFVVFTAAGSINEEIYSQKIVFPLTKGANKSQIILAKFLHFAIAICLFLFVGLFFNQYYANLLFKGQKIAISDIVHVYFLLCIYYMFVISITLLFSSFTKKNISAGILACTASYSTALLSQFEKLKKLSPYNLILLTSNFGLQAAKTTLVITILLIFLYLVITIIRFNSIEVN